One genomic region from Prunus persica cultivar Lovell chromosome G3, Prunus_persica_NCBIv2, whole genome shotgun sequence encodes:
- the LOC109948037 gene encoding uncharacterized protein LOC109948037 — protein MFGILKDYRMRLNPMKCPFGVSSGKFLGFIISHRGIEANPEKIKAIIDMERPKTTKDIQSLTGQVAALTRFISKATDKCVPFFKALKGGKRNIIWTAECDQAFQDLKDYMGKAPLLSKPLPGETLYLYLSVSSTAVSSVLIRKPERAELPIFYVSKALQSVELRYPPLEQLALALVVSARRLRPYFQAHEIKVLTNQPFRQVLQKSETSGRLIKWAIELGEFDIQFMPRPAEKGQAIADFISELTPSTTQEISEPVTEIGTPMEVDTERFDTLNPVWILHVDGSANQQGCGAGLVLTTPEGLKIEYALRFNFRTFNNEAEYEALLAGLRLAKSMNAKQIRIHSDSQLIVNQVTADFVARDASMNAYLSSTHQLLQSFRAYEIKQIPRSKNSHADALAQLASAINDKVGRRVPVEILARPSTVADEICTVRYEDTWMSPIYSYLANNTLPKDKAQARKLRYRSARYTVINDVLYKRGYSTPYLKCLTAEQGGYVLREIHNGVCGDHSGSCSLAHKAFRQGYFWPTMHQDASSLVKKCDKCQRFGNIQHIPAEPLTPIVSPWPFAQWGYPIVSPMPQGKGQVKYAVVAVDYFTKWVEAEPLATITAVRVEDFVWTHICCRFGIPYAVITDNGRQFDSELFRQFCTRLKINLLFASPAHPQSNGQVEAINKIIKKLLKRQLDKAKGAWPEKLPEALWAIQTSYQTST, from the coding sequence ATGTTCGGCATACTGAAAGATTACCGGATGAGGCTGAACCCGATGAAATGCCCCTTCGGTGTATCTTCCGGGAAGTTCCTCGGATTCATAATTAGTCACAGGGGTATAGAGGCGAATcccgaaaaaataaaagccatCATCGACATGGAGAGACCAAAGACGACAAAGGACATTCAAAGCCTTACCGGACAAGTGGCTGCCTTGACTCGCTTTATATCAAAGGCTACCGACAAGTGTGTACCGTTctttaaagccttgaaaggGGGCAAACGGAATATCATATGGACTGCCGAATGTGATCAAGCGTTTCAAGACTTAAAAGACTACATGGGCAAAGCACCCCTTCTGTCAAAACCACTACCTGGGGAGACTCTCTATCTATACCTTTCGGTATCTAGCACTGCCGTCAGTTCGGTATTGATCCGAAAACCAGAGAGGGCAGAGCTACCGATTTTCTATGTCAGTAAGGCACTCCAGAGCGTTGAACTTCGGTATCCCCCATTGGAGCAGCTTGCACTAGCCCTGGTAGTCTCGGCACGAAGACTTCGGCCGTACTTCCAAGCACACGAGATCAAAGTCCTGACTAATCAACCGTTTCGGCAAGTGCTCCAAAAATCGGAGACTTCTGGCCGATTGATCAAGTGGGCGATTGAACTCGGAGAATTCGATATACAATTCATGCCAAGGCCCGCCGAAAAGGGTCAAGCCATTGCCGATTTCATCTCTGAGCTCACCCCATCAACGACACAGGAAATATCCGAGCCAGTTACTGAAATCGGAACGCCGATGGAAGTAGACACCGAACGATTCGACACCTTAAATCCCGTATGGATTCTGCACGTCGATGGCTCGGCAAACCAACAAGGGTGCGGAGCAGGCTTGGTACTGACAACACCGGAGGGACTCAAGATCGAGTACGCCCTCCGATTCAACTTCCGAACCTTCAACAATGAAGCAGAATATGAGGCTCTCTTGGCCGGCCTTCGGCTAGCCAAGAGCATGAATGCAAAGCAAATCAGGATTCACAGTGACTCCCAGCTCATTGTGAACCAGGTAACGGCAGACTTCGTGGCCAGAGACGCCTCCATGAACGCCTACCTTTCGTCTACCCACCAGCTGCTCCAGAGCTTCCGAGCCTATGAGATTAAGCAGATCCCCAGAAGCAAAAACAGCCATGCCGATGCATTGGCACAGCTAGCTTCGGCAATCAATGATAAGGTCGGAAGAAGGGTGCCGGTGGAAATTCTCGCCCGACCGAGCACGGTTGCAGACGAAATATGTACTGTTCGGTATGAAGATACGTGGATGTCTCCTATCTACTCGTACCTGGCCAACAACACCCTTCCAAAAGACAAGGCCCAGGCCCGAAAGCTTAGGTACCGATCGGCAAGGTACACCGTCATCAACGACGTCCTTTACAAACGTGGTTACTCAACTCCATATCTCAAGTGCCTAACGGCAGAACAGGGGGGCTACGTCCTCCGGGAGATACACAATGGGGTATGCGGCGACCATTCCGGGTCCTGCTCACTCGCACACAAAGCCTTTCGGCAGGGATACTTTTGGCCGACCATGCACCAAGACGCCAGTTCGCTAGTGAAGAAATGTGATAAATGTCAGCGCTTCGGCAACATACAGCATATTCCCGCCGAACCCCTGACACCGATCGTGAGTCCCTGGCCTTTCGCACAATGGGGTTATCCGATCGTGAGTCCAATGCCGCAAGGTAAAGGCCAGGTGAAATACGCTGTGGTTGCCGTtgactacttcaccaaatgggtagaAGCCGAACCTCTTGCAACCATAACGGCAGTAAGGGTAGAAGACTTTGTCTGGACTCACATTTGTTGCCGCTTCGGTATCCCATATGCAGTCATTACCGACAACGGCAGGCAGTTCGATTCGGAGCTCTTCAGGCAATTTTGCACCCGCCTGAAAATCAACTTGTTGTTCGCATCACCAGCGCATCCCCAGTCAAACGGCCAGGTAGAAGCAatcaacaaaatcatcaagaaactGCTGAAACGGCAGCTGGACAAGGCCAAAGGAGCCTGGCCAGAAAAGCTTCCCGAGGCGCTCTGGGCCATTCAGACCTCCTACCAAACGTCCACGTGA